A DNA window from Halorubrum sp. DM2 contains the following coding sequences:
- a CDS encoding ABC transporter permease: protein MSDPDADRTTSVLARLVAPFVDRTVAERLVISVAAIFLSIAVGFAIVLVSGRIAECSTAAWTMPLTGIGFCYDPVEVYVVLFNGALGYPFAVGEPGLFNAGWTPLNLSFGLTLSETTLLIFTGLSVAVAFRAGLFNIGTQGQLVVGGLATALAILALAPLLPAGPVAGVVLIAVGTAAGAVGGGLWGAIPGALKAYADANEVITTIMLNFVAANVAYVLVLEVFRAEGSSVVATEYVPEYAQLRPWLFPASSDFALVALLIGVGFIGALYYFVEHTSLGYDLRTSGVQAAAAEYGGVNAKLTTVRAMTLSGALGGVGGAVWVLMSEGRWLASIPDLGFDGITVSILAGNNPIGVLPAAFLFGVLKGGALEIGFRTDVPTQLVAVLRGLIILFVAMPEFFRMIGRYAGLGGGGVAAPTESDETAGGEGGETDA, encoded by the coding sequence GTGAGCGACCCGGACGCGGACCGGACGACGTCCGTCCTCGCCCGGCTGGTCGCGCCGTTCGTCGACCGGACCGTCGCGGAGCGGCTCGTCATAAGCGTCGCCGCGATCTTCCTGTCGATCGCCGTCGGGTTCGCGATCGTGCTCGTTTCCGGTCGGATCGCCGAGTGCTCGACCGCGGCCTGGACGATGCCGCTCACCGGGATCGGGTTCTGTTACGACCCCGTCGAGGTGTACGTCGTGCTGTTCAACGGGGCGCTCGGCTACCCGTTCGCCGTCGGCGAGCCGGGGCTGTTCAACGCCGGCTGGACCCCGCTCAACCTCTCGTTCGGCCTGACGCTCTCCGAGACGACGCTACTGATCTTCACGGGGCTGTCCGTCGCCGTCGCCTTCCGCGCCGGACTGTTCAACATCGGAACGCAGGGGCAGCTCGTCGTCGGCGGGCTGGCGACCGCGCTCGCGATCCTCGCGCTCGCGCCGCTGCTCCCGGCGGGTCCCGTCGCCGGGGTCGTGCTGATCGCGGTCGGCACCGCGGCCGGCGCGGTCGGCGGCGGACTGTGGGGCGCGATCCCCGGCGCGCTCAAGGCGTACGCCGACGCCAACGAGGTGATCACGACGATCATGCTCAACTTCGTCGCCGCGAACGTCGCGTACGTGCTCGTGTTGGAGGTGTTCCGCGCCGAGGGCTCCTCGGTGGTCGCCACCGAGTACGTCCCCGAGTACGCGCAGCTCCGACCGTGGCTGTTCCCCGCCTCCAGCGACTTCGCGCTCGTCGCGCTGCTGATCGGGGTCGGCTTCATCGGCGCGCTCTACTACTTCGTCGAACACACCTCGCTCGGCTACGACCTCCGAACGAGCGGTGTTCAGGCCGCGGCCGCCGAGTACGGCGGCGTGAACGCGAAGCTCACGACTGTCCGGGCGATGACGCTGTCGGGCGCGCTCGGCGGCGTCGGCGGCGCGGTGTGGGTGCTGATGTCCGAGGGCCGGTGGCTGGCCTCGATTCCGGACCTCGGCTTCGACGGCATCACCGTCTCGATTCTGGCCGGGAACAACCCGATCGGCGTGTTGCCGGCCGCGTTCCTCTTCGGCGTGTTGAAGGGCGGGGCCTTGGAGATCGGGTTCCGCACGGACGTGCCCACGCAGCTCGTCGCGGTGTTGCGCGGGCTCATCATCCTCTTCGTCGCGATGCCGGAGTTCTTCCGGATGATCGGTCGGTACGCCGGGCTCGGCGGAGGCGGCGTCGCAGCGCCGACGGAGTCAGACGAGACCGCCGGCGGCGAGGGAGGTGAGACCGATGCGTAA